The window CTTAGAGATGTTCGTTCGTTGGATTGataaaggaaatgttgaaatcgATTGGTTGCACAGTTGAATGTTGATGTTGGTGAATGAAAAGGAAAGGTCGAATTTAACTGGAATCGTATGGCGACTAATGGGTTAAGGATTGATTTTGACTTAAATCCGCTTTGGTTGAATCGAAAACTATGTGGAGTCGACATTGGAAACGAGATAGGATAATCAACGTCCTTGTTGATTAAAAGTGAAGTCATGGTCGATCGATTTCAAAGTGATGGGGTTGATGTcgtgttttgattttgatttcaaaaTGGGGACGATGAAACGAAGTCTGGAAAATTTATGATTTTGAGCCGATATAGATTTCGATGGTTCTTTGTTCGAAATTTGTAGCAGTCATTGTTTGTTGGTTGCTTGGTATCGACTGGGAAGCAAATTTGATTTTGAAAGCGAATGAATCAAAGCAAAGGATTTGGTTAATGTCGATGATTGATGACGAACAAGAAGGGAAGGTGTCGATATGATGATAAGTCCAGATTGCTTTGATGTTGATGTTGGTTTGTATCAATTGGGAAAGCGAAGGTTTTTTTGAGTTGAtatgtgaagtatttgtcatTAATGTCGATGATTTTGGAAGAGTTGTAATAGCGAAGTATTGATTAAGCGATTGAATGGTCCAGAAGTCAGTCAACGATTCGATATGCTTCGCTTTTGCAAGTGATATGTGAAGTCGATAGTCGATTTTTTTTTTGTGGAATAGCGAAGATTTTTGATCGCTTATAGCGGAAATTTTTGATCACGAAAGGCATTGGTGTCGACCGTAACAAGAGAATTAGGGAAGAAACAAAACACGTTTCAAAGTTGGTCCTTAAACTTTCGaagaattgacagtttatacccgtATTCGAAAGAAGCATCTAATTTCGACAGTTTGGAAGAAAACATGCTGAATTTTTGAATTGGTCCCTGTAACTTTCGATGGTTTGACAGTTTGTAAACATATTCCACATTAGGACCAAATTTTCGACATTTTGAAGCATTGTGAAGAACTTTCGAAAGTAGTACCTGAAGTTTCGAAAGTTTAGCATAAATTACCAAATTTTGAAAAACGGCGTTACAGAGAAAttgaaaaaatttcatttttggtccctacagtttgtgcgaatttacacttTATGCCCTGTTTCGCAATGGGGGCGGTGTTTTGCATATTATGCTATTTTTGGCGCAATGGGTCCCTAAAGAATTCTGTTATTGACAGTTTTTACCCGGATTTttgaaaatcttgcaactttcatcaaaaagtcgaaaattttcacaaattggAAATTTCGTCGagactttttcgtgattgtttttccgtgcaagattttcaaggtttcatttttggcacacatcaagggggagtattgtgaagttCATTCCTCGGGCGCTCCTCAtccttaatgggttttataatcatttttttattataaaaaggggaacaatgatgggtattcgaagcgggTTTTTCGGGTATTCATTTGCAGATTTTAGGACCGGTGTTAATTCGAGTGGGAGTTTAGTCTTGATTGCGCGAGCTCGTTGGATATTGAAGCcgaacatccaatcctaactttgagggggaaaATGTTAGGGTACAAAGTCACACTTGAATGTATTTGTGCTTTACctacttgtattgtgtgatgagttgtttttcctataaatagaaagtgaGTGACAATCATTTATGTAATGATCATTTgaagtgttagactagagagagaatttgtacaagacccatttgtatactatttcaagatctaatataagtcaaaacaaatttaTTTACTTCATTGTGTTATTGAGTTTACATAATGATTCAttagatcttttctaattccgcacatgtcatcataatcaacaccactacaattatTCTACAATATCTATATACATTTGTATTTTACTTATGCGTTTCCCATTTTAAAGCAGGTAAAAATCTAGTTTTTAtctaaaatacatgaaatataCGGAGTGTAACTTACATCTAATAGTAATTTTTACATGAAAGTTATGATGCAATAGATTTTGACATGGACATCTACacatacaaatgcgattttcatGTCCCTCCGGATTTAGGGTGTGGTGGCACACATTGAAACAAACCTATTTTTTGAAAGACTTTTTTCCAAATTGTcctatatatttaataaaaaatcaCCCATCTTTTCTTATGACTTATATGGTCTTTACATGGGTGGTGACAATAATTACTAACAAACAAATGTTAAATTCAATATTTTATTTACATGTGTTTCATTTCGTACCAGATCATCTAATGAAAATAGCACGAGTTTTTTTCTATAAATAGTATCAACCTATCTTAAAattaaataaagtaaaataaaataaaaagaaagaaaactcTCATTTTTCTTGTACTAGATTATCTCAGAAAAATAGCACAAGTTGTTTACTATAAATAGAAGGTACACTTCAAACCTCAAAATCACACAACCAAGAGTGACTAGCGTGGAGAAGGAAACTAAAGAAAACATGTTGAATACTCAGATCAACCGGACTTACACTCTTAGCAAACTACTTCCACTGCATAAGCCATTTGTCACCGGTGATTACACCACCCATTCCTCTTCCTGTGCCTACTCCCCTGCCATTCTCCGCCAGCCAACCACCACCAAGAAATCCAATGCCACTCGCACTCGATCCACCTCAGTTGGCAAAATAAAAGCCATAAACATTCCGTTTCTTAACAAGACCAACGTCAAAGGTGTTATCACCATCCAACCAACCGTGAGCTCTGCTATTGCCGGAGTAGGTATTGGTGGCGTTGTTGATGGTATCTCTGATCTTTTAGGGATGTCCTTCTTGCTTGAGCTAGTTTCCAATGACCTTGACCGTATGTATACCAACTTTTTTTACTTCCTAATGATGTTGCGtgatttcaaaatcaaaataagATACTTAtaatttggtatatatatatatatatatatatatatatatatatatatatatatatatatatatatatatatatatatatatatatatatatatatatatatatatatatatatataaaataggtTTTATTGTAAGAAAAAATTTACATTCCAAACAACTTGAAAAGACACTGATCAAATGGAATTTACCAAAATtgcaaaattaattattattcaaacAATCATGTACTTGATCGTAAATACAACCTTATCTACTTGATCTTTGGGttctttaatgacttaataataaaattaaaacattTAGAGATTATGGAGTCACATCGGCTTCGCATAAGCTTTTATTTTTTCCGGAATCATCGCTCATAGATGTGAATTGAGAAAGCAAGCCCTAATTCTTTTTCATCTTTTCGGGCAAGTTCTGTCATCTTTTTCAATCGAAGTTTTAAATAACATGAGGTGTGAGCGTGATGGTAATGTTAAAGTTAAAATATAAACTTTTACGTTTTTCAAGACATaactattttatataaattaacaaatatgaattatataattattgaattttatcaaatatataaagTTTTTAGAGGTGTTATACTAATACTTAGTatcaaaaaattaataaaaactcaattattttagggccgataaaaaaaaaaaaaaaaaacttgcgcTTTGAAAAAAACTTATACCATAATACGATAAGGTGTCTTGACATGTTATTTGGACGTCACGCTTAACAAATCTGCCTTAAACGTTGTTGATCGTAACGGCTATGTTACGTCTCTCATCATGGTACTACTTGATGCGCGTCATGGCTATCTTTCCTAATCCATTTATCTCATTGccttataattatttttaatagttaATATCTTACATATTAATTTATAAAGAAGTACGAGACATCGGATCTGATGTGTAAAGTTTAAAATTCTACCAAAAAAACTAAAATAGAGAGAAACTTTAACATATAGATGTGCAATACTTAACAATTCTTATTTGACAGTACTTGCATTAATCTATATTTTCATGACATAGTATATTCGTTTtacattttatattaataaacattATAACTTACATCAAATACTatttgtcaaaggcatgaaaaaaaattaattaatatcacgatattcagttttatttttaaatttgcaTATATTCTTATAGTTATATTTTTACCAAATGGcaattaaaagaaattttaaaaggttaaaattctacaaaatttatttatatatactaTCCTAGAAAGATGCTTGACGATAAGTCATGCATTTTCCTAAATCATTTTCATTCTTTTAATCACAATTTCAAACCGATCACCAAAGTCAAAATCTGTCAGCTTTTACATATTCTAATCTATAATTTTCGATAATTTTAATGCGAAAAATATGAAAGTTTAAGATCATTTTCATTTAGAATAAGGTGTAAAAAATGGAGTTGATTTTGATACAGCAAATGGCAAGCAGAAGACAGTGAAGGCGTATGCAAGATACGATGCACTAGATTTTGACATTAACGTCTACACATACAAATGTGATTTTGACGTCCCTGAGGATTTTGGTGAGATCGGAGCTATTCTTGTGGAAAATGAATACAGCAAGAAGATGTTCTTCAAGAAGATTGTTCTTAACAACGATATCATCTTCACCTGTGAATCTTGGGTTGCTTCCAAGCATGATAACCCCGAGAAGAGAATCTTCTTCACTGACAAGGTTAATCTCACACTAATTTACCTCCTGTCACTGTTCAATTAATAGCCATTGATGTTCGGTTCTGATCATTAGTCTGTTTGTAATTATAGTCTTATCTTCCATCGGAAACGCCAGAAGGCCTAAAGTCTTTGAGAGAGAAGGATATGGAATCTCTTCGTGGGAATGGGCAAGGAGAGCGTAAATCTTCTGATAGGATTTACGATTATGATGTTTACAACGATCTTGGAGATCCTGATCAGAGCTTAAGTTTAGCGCGGCCGGTGCTGGGCGGCAACGATCATCCTTACCCTAGGCGGTGTCGTACTGGTCGGCCAATGTCTACAAAAGGTACGAACTTATTTTCTTTCAGCACTATTGAATTCCTGCATACATGAACAGTTAAATACCAAAAGCAATATACAGATCCCTTATCGGAGACGAGAACTTTGCTCCCATTCTATGTCCCTAGCGATGAAGATTTCTCAGAGATAAAGAAGGCGAACTTTGGAGCGAGGGCATTGTACTCTGTACTCCATGCAGTTGTACCTGCTTTAGACGCCATTATTACTGACAAAGACAAAGGGTTTCCTTTATTCAGGACCATAGATATGCTCTACGATGAAGGTGTTAATGTTCCTCCTCCTGACAACGGACTTAAAACTATTTTGCCTAGACTTGTCAAAGGCGCTGTTGATACCGTAGACGCTGTGATCCAATTCGAGACCCCTGAAACCATCGATCGTAAGCTTTGATCTTAATTTTTATCTCGTTTTTTATTTTAGCTTATGGGTTTTGTATATTGATTGATGTTCTAATTGTAGATGACACGTTCTCTTGGTTTCGTGATGAGGAATTTTGTCGACAAATGCTTGCGGGTCTTAATCCATATAGCATACAGTTGGTGACAGAATGGCCATTGATGAGTAAACTGGACCCTCAAGTTTATGGGCCACCGGAATCAGCAATCACCACGGAGATCGTCGAGCAAGAAATCAAAGGTTTGATGACTCTTGAGCAGGTAATTCAAAACAGAAAATGGAAATTTAATGTCCTTTTAATGAAAtaattataatcatgtttttttgTAGGCTTTGGCTAAAAAAAAACTGTTCATGTTGGATTACAATGATCTACTACTTCCATACGTCAACAAAACAAGAGAGCTTAATGGGACAACTCTTTATGGTTCAAGAACTTTAATGTTTCTTACTCCCACCGGAACTTTGCGACCACTAGCTATTGAGTTGACCCGACCACCGTCCGATGATAAGCCACAGTGGAAGCATGTCTACACTCCCACCTGGGATGCCACCGGATCTTGGCTATGGAAGATGGCCAAGGCTCATGTCCTTTCTCATGATTCTGCTTATCACCAATTTGTTAGCCATTGGTAGGTCCGGTTTATCCAATGTTATTATTCTACATGtacatgtttatgtttatgtgttgttCAGTCGAAGTAGTGGAATGAATGatttgattatgttttttttttttttttttttttttttttttttttttttttttttttttttttgttattgtagGCTAAGAACTCACTGTGTGATGGAGCCTTACATAATTGCTACCAACCGTCATCTTAGCCAAATGCATCCAATCCGGAGACTACTTCTACCTCATTTCCGATACACCATGCAGATCAACTCTTTAGCGCGTCTAGCTCTCATTAACGCCGGTGGTATCATAGAGTCAACATTCTCTCCCGGGAAATATTCCATGCAAATTTGCTCTGACGCATATGATCAACAATGGCGTTTTGATCATGAGTCGCTTCCAGCAGACCTAATTAGCAGGTACCCTTAATTATGCATGCATGCAATCTCTTTCTGTTAACATAAAATAATCAACGGTTTTGCATGACATAATATCTCTGGTTATGTTGTATCTTATAGGGGCATGGCTTTTGAAGATCCAAATTCACCACATGGTGTAAAACTAACGATTGAGGACTACCCATATGCAAATGACGGTTTACTCCTTTGGGATGCAATCAAACAATGGGTTACCTCTTACGTCAACCACTACTACCCAAAAGCGAATCTTGTTGAATCTGATGTAGAGCTTACACAATGGTGGGATGAAATTCGAACAGTTGGACACGGAGACAAGAAAGACGAACCATGGTGGCCACAACTGAAAACCCAAGAAGATTTGATCAGAATTGTTTCAACGATCATGTGGGTGGGCTCTGGCCATCATTCAGCTGTCAACTTCGGACAATATGATTTCGCGGGTTACTTCCCTAACAGGCCAACGATGGCAAGAACCAAGATGCCAAACGAAGACCCAACAGAAGAAGAGTGGCAGTCGTTCATAAACAGACCTGAGGACGCGTTGTTGAAATGTTTCCCTTCccaaatccaagctataaaagtCATGTCTCTTCTTGATGTTCTATCAAGTCATTCACCGGACGAGGAGTATATCGGTGGATATATAGAGCCAGCATGGGCGGCGGAGCCAACTATCAAGGCGGCTTTTGAGGAGTTCCGTGTTAGTTTGGAAAAGCTGGAAGAAATCATAGACTCGAGGAACGTCGATCCCAAATTGCGCAACCGAAGTGGAGCTGGGTTGGTTCCGTACCAGCTTCTTAAGCCATTTTCCGGTCCCGGGGTGACCGGAAGAGGTGTTCCGAACAGCATCTCCATCTAGTTTCGTATGTCGTCTTCCAGAATAAAGGCTTTCGAGATCTATGGTCCGATAGGTCTTTGTGATAATAAGGTTATAATCCATAGTGTTTGTTGTATTTCCATTTCAAATAAGTTCATCTAGTTCTGTATGTCGTCTTCCGGAATAAATGTTTTCGAGATCTATGGTCCGATGGGTGTTTGTGATAATAATTTTATAAtccgtagtttttttttttttcgttttattgtgatttcaaaTAAATTCATGTTGTGGAACTTGTTATCGTCAGCCTAAAGAAGCGAGCCTAGAACAGATGAAGTAGGTCGTGTTATTTAATGCCATCTTCTAATAAGAAGATATGGCAATAGGTGTTACCAACACTATGAGTTGTTGGTATTGTAAAATCTTATTAAAAGATGCTTTGTTTTACAAATAAAAGCTaaggtttttttattttattttattttatttatttttatttttattttttttttacatctAAGAGCGAAATATTGATATATTTACGGAAAAAATATCTAGTTATCCTTAAAAATAGTTTTTGCAAACTATGATTAATAGTAATACCCGGCTTCATAAAGTTTTAATATTTGTATGGATCATACAATGGTTATGGTTTTCTCCACGGTCAAATTCCGGGCAAAATTAAGTTACATAAAATCGAGAGATTAGTTTATTTTCTCAATATATTTTTTGTGGACTAGGTTATAACAAGTAGGAACCACTACTGTTATAAATTAAACAAATTTTATTAGTTAAAAatataactattaattaattattttcaaAAAACTATTATGTAAAAGATTTATGTAAGTGTTATGTAAATTTATTTTATAATGATTGTTTCAATAAATAGGTGAAATCATTTTTTAAGTTATATAAGGTATCAAAGGTTTTTAGTCCACCGGTATTTGATGTTGTCTTTTCTCTTTGTGGTTGATGGTTCAAGTCTCGTTGGAGACATAAATAAATTtaaagagttgtttagaagtATGTTAGATTTGCTATTTAAAAAAATTGTTATGTAACTTTATAATCATATTTTCATGGTTTTTTAGAAAATCAACAATATATACACATTCAAAATtaaattaaatgatttttttataaaaggcCAAAGATAAATTACTTTGTTTTTCAGAAGAATCTTTTTTATAAGTATTATGAAATATgttaacaaataataataaaaatatcacTTTTGTGAAGAATTTACATAATAGCCACTTTTGATTAAAATTGTTCATTATGTTCAAAATTTATCAAATGACCCCTTTTTATAGTATAATGCTTTAACATAACTAAAATTCacataaaaacaaaatatgatgctGTAACACCAGTATCCCAAGTATTTTTCATTTGTGGCTCATTTCCTTAAATTTTGCAAATTTGGTCTATACGTTGGGCATACGAGATAGGTACGTCGGGTGTATGTGTTTAATAGATGATCACAGATTTCCTTGCCTATGCTGGGCGTACTGCTGCAGATGGCAAATCATAATTTTTAGGTTTTGGAcattatttaaagaacattatgacCTCAAACCCTTTCTTAACTCCAGTCTCCACCTCTTTAAGCCTccatttcaaaaccctaatatgagtttTGAAGCTTTAGAGTGACTTTTTTGGTATTCTTGGTGGTGAAGGAAGATCTTTGGGTTATGGTGTTGCACTCAAGCCTTTAGATCTAGCAACTACTATCCTTGTGCATCATCTTGGGGTCTAAAGTTCCAACCTTGATTCATATTTCGTTAGATCTAGCTATATAGTAAGATTTGTTCATTATTGGTCCTATACCATTGGATCTTGAGAGTTTGAGCAACTACAAACCTAATGAGGGGTATTTCCTTTCATTTCGTTCATAAAAATTGGATTTTGGTCTTTCCCAACCATGCATGGTGGATCTATTAAACCTTTGGTCATGAATAAGACTTAGAGTTGTATTTTGGACTCCTTATAGCCATACAAAGGAATAAGATTTGCAAATTTTTGATTCTAGACGTTCATTAGATTTAGATATGAAGTTTGGAAGTTAAGTTTTAAGGTATTAAGACCATAATAGAGTTTTGGGCACCtgttgagtatgttgggcgtcaCCTAGTGTACACTGGGAGTACTGGGTTGCAACCCCGTCAGTCTTTCGTGATCAAGTTCTATGTTGAGCATAACAAGGCGCACACTCAGGAAAccttttggggccattttgggccttaggtcaCGCGGGAGTTTTAGGCTTTGGTTGTTGGGCTATATGTGGAAGCacaaatggtcttttgcccttgATAGGGTAAATTATGTTTTGGGCCATTATTCTTGGGTTATaccct of the Lactuca sativa cultivar Salinas chromosome 6, Lsat_Salinas_v11, whole genome shotgun sequence genome contains:
- the LOC111890113 gene encoding lipoxygenase 2, chloroplastic; amino-acid sequence: MLNTQINRTYTLSKLLPLHKPFVTGDYTTHSSSCAYSPAILRQPTTTKKSNATRTRSTSVGKIKAINIPFLNKTNVKGVITIQPTVSSAIAGVGIGGVVDGISDLLGMSFLLELVSNDLDPNGKQKTVKAYARYDALDFDINVYTYKCDFDVPEDFGEIGAILVENEYSKKMFFKKIVLNNDIIFTCESWVASKHDNPEKRIFFTDKSYLPSETPEGLKSLREKDMESLRGNGQGERKSSDRIYDYDVYNDLGDPDQSLSLARPVLGGNDHPYPRRCRTGRPMSTKDPLSETRTLLPFYVPSDEDFSEIKKANFGARALYSVLHAVVPALDAIITDKDKGFPLFRTIDMLYDEGVNVPPPDNGLKTILPRLVKGAVDTVDAVIQFETPETIDHDTFSWFRDEEFCRQMLAGLNPYSIQLVTEWPLMSKLDPQVYGPPESAITTEIVEQEIKGLMTLEQALAKKKLFMLDYNDLLLPYVNKTRELNGTTLYGSRTLMFLTPTGTLRPLAIELTRPPSDDKPQWKHVYTPTWDATGSWLWKMAKAHVLSHDSAYHQFVSHWLRTHCVMEPYIIATNRHLSQMHPIRRLLLPHFRYTMQINSLARLALINAGGIIESTFSPGKYSMQICSDAYDQQWRFDHESLPADLISRGMAFEDPNSPHGVKLTIEDYPYANDGLLLWDAIKQWVTSYVNHYYPKANLVESDVELTQWWDEIRTVGHGDKKDEPWWPQLKTQEDLIRIVSTIMWVGSGHHSAVNFGQYDFAGYFPNRPTMARTKMPNEDPTEEEWQSFINRPEDALLKCFPSQIQAIKVMSLLDVLSSHSPDEEYIGGYIEPAWAAEPTIKAAFEEFRVSLEKLEEIIDSRNVDPKLRNRSGAGLVPYQLLKPFSGPGVTGRGVPNSISI